TTCTGCACTGTCGAATGGTGCCTTTCTTGATCTTTCACTTCAGAATTTATTGCAATCTATTCTCTCAATGGGCTGGACTTACCAGATGGGGTATTTACCAAATGTATCCCCGTACCCGGCAGCAGGGGTGGGGGCGGGGCAGCGGCGGATGTAGCATTATAGCTACATATTCAATTGAGAGCTTTCGCTAGTAACTATTTATATTTATtagccaaaaaaatatataaaatttatataatttttgtatatagtATACATAATATAAAtacatacaaaaaatattatttttttgctatttttttaaaGCGGTTATACagtatcatttttttttcaattaatcaATTGAACCCGTAACTTTCGAAGCAAGGCATAAATTTATgcgtaaaaatttattaaattaataagaAATAGTTGATATGAACTCATAACTTAAAAATTATAATAATTTCAATGCTAAGAATCTTAAACATTGAACCTATAAAATTTAAATTCTGGATTCGCTTTTGGGACTGGTGAAGGTGTGTGTGGGGTAGGACAATGTGAAAAATCAAGCGGGTCAAAGTGACCCGAATGTTTGCAGTCTAGAGGTACCGGTGACATAAGCGTATCAATAATTTAAactttgatgtatttgatttttAAAGTTGTTAACACTGAACTTATtgtattttaaaaattataagtTTAATGGGCATAAAAAATATAGGGTTCTAGTGAACCAGTACCTAATGACTTGTCGGAATAAGAGTAGTGAAAATAGTGTAATTCTACACGCACTTTGAACTCCGTTAACTGATTTAAAATTTTAGATTAATCTCTAAAACACTGATATATAAAAGTAGGGGTGTTCGTCGATCGGTACGGTACGATATTTAGACATTTCTCTTCGGTATTTTCGGTATTCGGTCTCCTAAAATACTATACCAATACtgtacctaattaaattcggtatgaTTCAGCTTTTCTCCTTTCGGTTTTTGGTTTATTCAATACGGTAACTTCGATTTGTTCGACTTCAGTATTAACTAGTGTGTAGAGCTAAAGACTTTATTATTCTTAATTAAAATGCtcgcaaataaaaaaaaaaaatgttctaAGCACTGTTGATAATTTTTTTTATCCAAACCCAACAAGTATCAACCCATCAAGAGGAAAAAAAAGTACATAAAAGAATAAATTTAATCATTGAAAATGTCTTATTACTTGCTTAGAGCTAATTTCTGAACTTAAAGAATACAACAAATGCAATTCAATACACGAGAAGAAACACCCCAAAATCGTAAAAATATTACTTTAAGCTATTTGACATCCCAGAGAATAAGAGTCAAAATCTGCATCCTACATTGTTCATCAATTTTCCTAAAGAAGTACATAAGCCTTACTACCAGCCTCAAAGAAAAGTATTATGTAACTTAATATGTTCTAATTAATAATATGTGTATTGTATAACTTATTATATATTTCAGTACGATATATGTATTTcggtattatttttttaaataacaaaaatatcatACCTAGTACCAAAtcggtatttaccaaattatgcacaATTATATATAAGAGTACTTTTACCAGTAATACAAAATTACTAGAAATTTTTACGAGTATTGTATGCCTTCTTATCTTAGCTGGCCCAACATTCTCCCGATCGAATGGATTGTAACTTAGGACCAAGAATACTTTGGTTACCATTTTCAAGACCTGAGGTTATTATTACATTTAATTTGAAACCAAGAGAGCTTGATTCAGTGGTTAATAATGAACTTTCGAAACTATTGGGGGATAATCTTTTTTGTTAAATCAACGTGGCACAAAAGGGCATTTGGTCTAGTGGTATGATTCTCGCTTAGGGTGCGAGAGGTCCCGAGTTCAATTCTCGGAATgcccctttcttctttttgttttcgcCCCCTTTCGtcctttaataaaataatagcatTAAAAAACATTGTTCTCTTCAAAAGTTGCTCTTAATTCAGTGGCGGAGGTAGAATTACCCCCAAGGGGTTCAAAAAAAGGAAAAGTTAAAAAGGTTGTAGCTAGTGGGAATAGAATCAATGACCTTACAAAGactttgaacccccttgaccactaagctATGCTTTTGGGTTGTATCAAAGagattcaaaacataatatataaaggtaaaaaacagattttaTCTTACGTATATAGTATAATTTTTCAGCAAAGGCGGTTCGGAAGAATACCCTTCCgtccccctaaatccgcccctagCTCTTACTGCTACTGAAATATGTTTTCTACCTCAGTATGTTTTTAGGAAATTTATATCCAACTCCTAATGTAAATATGATAAAACAAGCGAACATATTTATTAAGTAATAGAGAAAGTTCAATTTTCTTTTGGCATTCACAATggttacttttttttttcttaaacttgtAAGATTGGATTgagtttttacgtggaaaaatccttGCCCAAGGGGATAAAAAACCATGGCCTACACTGGTAGGGTTTCAACTTCACTATAGcatctttagattacaacctatgcaatctaggaattaaactcttgatccctcactaacttgtaatacacctattacaagccactttttAATACActtattacaaagacttcaactcatgactaactctagtcacgacacaaacactaaaggcggatccaggatttgaagtttatgggtttctattgtaattttaaattaatatatatTAAAAACTAGGTTCTGAGTCAAATATTATAAATATTTAAGGATTAGTTACCTTttatagcaaaggttgataccttatttattttaaataaatacccttttaaaaaattatatttcatagctaccttttgattttttatagtcaaatatttatttatggtcacctcctacTCTTAAGCCATGAAATAAggtttgtattatttttctctctcatatcCCCTCAAATTTCTCTTATCCCCTACtcaatatctctctctctctctctctctctctctctctctctctctctctctctctctctacttttcgATGTCTTCTCCTCCGCCGGACGCTGGAGCAATTGCCACCCTTACCATTTCGACCGTGGCAGTTATTCATTGATACTGCCGCCCTCAGCCTCCCAATCTCATTCTCTGACGCAACATATCGGATCAACAAAAACCTCCGTTATTTCGTCGGTAATTGCGTGCTAATCGTCGACAACCGGAGGCAACGGTGACGGCGAGCGAAGACTGGATACTGATGCTGCTTCAACGAGACgacattagggttgttcttgaacaaagacgacgaggttgggggctgagcaacttgaattttctgttaatatatttcaatgtatctcgctgtatttcattgtcttttttccattgtatttcaatgtatctcgctgtattctatgtatttcattgtactCATTGTCTTtctttcattgtatttcaatgtatccattgtattctatgtatttcattgtattcacggtctcgctatattccatgaatgtattcatatgtttttttaattaatataatttatgtatttagatatattatataatttctctgaagattgctatgtttttggggtgttttttggttgagaatcttttttataactgaaaatacaaaatttgtatgttataattgagtttgttgagttatattaggagtctattatattaattgattcactttccgtttaaaacagtgtaatcccatgtttcacgccgtgaatacagtcgaatacaataatctgtccagctgtaatcccatgtttcacgccatgaatacatttgaatacactcgaatacaagaATCTGTCTAGCTATAATCTCAtgtttcacgcctagaaatgctattgtattcatgaatacaatagcttaaatacatcgaatacactctaaaaaatctaaaaacaTAACTATgggaagtaatatagtaaatggtagctacaactagctaataaccactaaaacatagtgaTTTCTGAAAGTTTCTCAATATTTAATGGATATTTTTAATAGAAATAGAGGGTCTAcacaaaaattattgaattctacACTATTTTACGAGATAAGAAGTAGTCGATCAATCATTAATACTAATAATTAACTAGAACAATACAATCCAAACAAAACCAAAACATTTTACTAGTTACATTCCTAGCCACTACATACTAGAATTCCATAAAACATATCCAAGAAACAGTTCAAAGTAAATACTCCACAAATCaactaaaatatgtaaaaaaaaaaaaaaaaaaaaaaaaaactatatataACTTTAGTCAATAATATTCGATACTATAAATTATAATGGAAGTGGAAGTTCATTTCCTACTAGAGTAACGCCAACTTCAGTCACTTCCTCGTTTATGTCCTttgattcttcttctttttcaattgTGCATTCCAATTcattgcctttgttcttgctaGCATTTCCAATATTATCCTCAGAACTGCCCTCATCCTTCAATATTCCATAGCTAAAACAAACTTCTTTCCATTCTTTTCCTTCTGATAAGTGCTTGTGTCGTCGCAAATACCTTTTCAATTCCAACCTAATATTCCTAAAGggctaacaaaaaaaaaatgaaattcaaaTTAGTATACGCTCCAAAGAAATTTTGATCCTTTTATTATTGAAAAAAGGACAGCCCAGTATACAAAGTATCTTCATTCACGTTGGGTCCGAGGAAGGGCCACACTCTAAGGGGTGTAgtctgatgcaagcatgaatgacggattccacggctcgaacccgtaacTTATAGGTCACACGTAGACAACTTAATCATTGCTCGAAGGCTCTCCTTCTAGATTCGTTTATTATTCAATATATAGACGTTCAAACATGCATGCAGACAaggatttaacttatatatactGGCAgtgtaattaattttttttacaaaatcagTGTATTTCCACTTGTTATAGCATGTAATCTACCTTATTTTTCGTTTTACTAATTCTACTTACTAAGGAGATACATGTAATTTGATAGTGCAAAACATTTTTTACGCAATCAGTATACAGAAATCAAACTATGTTTAACTACTTCAAAACTTCTGTTTTCACTATTTAATGTAAGCCTTTTGAAGCAATTAGTGCTATGATTATTATCTAAGAATAAAGAGAGAAAAATGAACCTCAGCTTTGGAATCAAGAGCCAGTTGAAAGAAAGCAGCAGAAACAAAGTGTTTTCCAACAGTTTCAGCCAATTTAATCTGAGAAAGCCAATAAGATGAAGTCTCCAGCCTATCAAATCTGCATTTACTGCAATTTACAGCACTGTAAAATGGGGTACTACCAGAAATTCTAGGCTTCACCAAATTAGGCGATTTTTTTACTGGACTTTGAGGCTCAGCAACATCTCTGTTTTCTTGGAAACAGACACTTTTCTTTCTTGACCTTACTCTGTTTTCTTCGGTAGATTTCTTGGCGGTTTCAGTCACTGGCTTTGCAGCAGAATCAGTTAAAGATTGAGTCTTTTTTGGTGATTTGCATGGTTTTTGAGGAACCCCAGATGAAGCTTTAGCCACGGGCTTTTTTGATACTGTTTTTGTTGGTACATTTGGGTTTCTAACTGTACCAAAAACTCTGTTTTGCCTGAAAAAAGAGATATGCTAACTCAGAGGGATTTATATTTGTTGCGTTCAACCTTTAAAATCTTACCATTGAACCCACTGAATAAATTTAATATCTGTTGACATTTCataatttttatataaaaatatacatactCGTTGTGTGAAAAATAATGGGTTCGGTTGAACATGTagcaaacatgtcatgttatagAAACTGAAAAaagtttcaattttatttttaccTGGGAATAGATGGTTCCTTGGATTGGTTTTTTGGTGCTCTTGAGATGTTTTTCTTAAATCTTGATTTCAGAGGTAGAACTTTACCTGTGAT
The Nicotiana sylvestris chromosome 11, ASM39365v2, whole genome shotgun sequence DNA segment above includes these coding regions:
- the LOC104227115 gene encoding uncharacterized protein isoform X2; translation: MSMDLHPTPFPGKVLPLKSRFKKNISRAPKNQSKEPSIPRQNRVFGTVRNPNVPTKTVSKKPVAKASSGVPQKPCKSPKKTQSLTDSAAKPVTETAKKSTEENRVRSRKKSVCFQENRDVAEPQSPVKKSPNLVKPRISGSTPFYSAVNCSKCRFDRLETSSYWLSQIKLAETVGKHFVSAAFFQLALDSKAEEY
- the LOC104227115 gene encoding uncharacterized protein isoform X1 produces the protein MSMDLHPTPFPGKVLPLKSRFKKNISRAPKNQSKEPSIPRQNRVFGTVRNPNVPTKTVSKKPVAKASSGVPQKPCKSPKKTQSLTDSAAKPVTETAKKSTEENRVRSRKKSVCFQENRDVAEPQSPVKKSPNLVKPRISGSTPFYSAVNCSKCRFDRLETSSYWLSQIKLAETVGKHFVSAAFFQLALDSKAEPFRNIRLELKRYLRRHKHLSEGKEWKEVCFSYGILKDEGSSEDNIGNASKNKGNELECTIEKEEESKDINEEVTEVGVTLVGNELPLPL